ATCCTTCTTTGGCCATTTGGTTCAGAAAGTAGAGTCCAATAAAAATCCATTAAGGACCAGTGACAGTAAATTACATTTCGTTGCTGAATTGATGAGAAAGTGAGGCAAACTGAACTCATGATAGACTTCAGCCATGGGGTCCTTGAACATGGAGAAGAGATGGGTTTTTCCTCTTGCAATCAGTTCACTGGTATGCCTTTTCCTTATTGCAACCTCGTTCAATATGGGGATGGTTTCATCATTGCAAAGCATCAACTCAATCTTCTCAATGTTCCCCTCTCGTGCAACTGCTAATCAAACGAGCCAATTATTTGTTGAAGCAAAGGTTAACCAATCTCCACCACCTCCAGCTGCTCCACCAGTTCCGCGTTTTGCGTATCTGGTATCAGGATCAAGAGGTGATCTAGAAAAGCTTTGGAGAACTCTCCATGCATTGTATCATCCACGGAATTATTATGTTGTACATTTGGACCTGGAATCCCCTGCAGAGGAGAGGCTGGAGCTTGCTTCCCGGGTTGAGAAAAATCCCATATTTTCTAAGGTTGGGAATGTATTCATGATTAAAAAGGCTAACATGGTTACTTATAGAGGGCCCACCATGGTCTCTAATACGCTTCACGCTTGTGCCATTCTTCTCAAGAGACACAAGGATTGGGATTGGTTTATTAACCTAAGTGCTTCAGACTACCCATTGGTGACTCAAGATGGTTAGTTTTATTGGAAATTCACCAATTGGTATTGAAGTGTTTGTGCTGGAGATTGCTCTTATTGTTCTTCATTTCATTCAAGTCCTTGATTTCTCTATTTTGCCCTTGCAGATCTTCTGCATACCTTTACTGGTTTAAGGCGGGATTTGAATTTCATCGAGCACACTAGCCGATTGGGCTGGAAAGAGTAAGCTCTCTTGGTGCGTTTTTTGTTCGGCTCATGCATCTATCAAGAAATGAATATCAGCACCTAATACCATTCCATTGGGTTGTGTTTCAGGAATCACAGGGCAATGCCGTTGGTCGTGGATCCCGGGCTCTACCAGGACACAAAGTCTGATATATTCTGGGTCCAACCTAAGAGAACTTTGCCCACTTCATTTAAGCTCTTTACTGGTTAGTTTTTTTCAATATGGCAAATTTTATGTGCCGATGTACCATGTCAAGATAAGTGCCCCTCTGCCAAAGAAGTGGTCCTGAAAGCCAAACCTAGCCTCTTACCATGCCCAAATTGTATTTTCCTATAGACCGTCCAATTCAATCATTGCTTTTCCTCCGCTTGGATAATTGTCTTTCTCCATATTCTGATATCTTCTTTCCTCTGCATAGTTCCTTTCTCAGCCATACAGCATATTGAGTTAGCTTGTATCCCTGATGGGTAGTTCAGTTGCTTATTGCATATGTCTTTCTCTTACTGGGAAATTAGGCTGATATCTTTTCCAACTTTTCTGCAGACCACCCTGCTTTTCTTATTTCCTATCAATGTTATCTCTCTCTTTACAACCttctttcaattttatccttgcaGTATCTGTCTACAGTGTTTTGTGTATTGAAATTGCTGATTGCAGTAACTCGTAAAAGAGTTCTGAAGGACATGTAGGCAAATACACAAAACAAAACTTATTGCAAATTGTGCTCTGTCGGAACTTTTGTTGTAATAATCTTTTTTCTGAAACATGGAACGGAAACTGTTGGTGAGGTTGAGGTTTTAGGATTGAAACGTTTCTCTCTAGAGATTTTACctatttttatcattttctaAGAGCTGTGGCCTAGCTTTACACATATTCCCTCTTTTACAGGTTCTGCATGGATGATCCTGTCGCGTGCTTTTGTGGAGTACTGCGTCTGGGGTTGGGATAACCTTCCTAGAACTCTACTTATGTACTATACAAATTTTGTGTCCTCTCCTGAGGGCTATTTTCAGACAGTTGTTTGCAATGCCCCAGAATTTGTACCCACTATTGTCAACCATGACATGCACTACATAGCTTGGGATAATCCCCCAAAACAGCATCCGAAAACCCTCCACCTGAATGACACAGCTCCAATGATTGCAAGCGGTGCTCCATTTGCTCGTAAGTTCAGGGCAAATGATCCTGTATTAGATAAACTTGATAACGAGTTCCTCGGTCGCAAAAATGGTAGCTTCACACCCGGTGGCTGGTGCCGCGGTAAACCTCGTTGCTCGAAGGTTGGAAATCCTGCGAAGCTGAAACCAGGCCCTGGTGCTGAACGCCTGCGCGGTCTAGTAGATAATATAGTTTTGTCCCCAAGATTTAGCGAGAATCAGTGTAAGTAGATTATAGTGTATCATTCTTGCTTGCAGATTAAAAAGGGCAAGCTAAATTTACTTCCATAAGCCCCAACGATTCTTTGTTGGAAGCTGGAGTATTATATCAATGACACTGCACAGTTAACATCATTTTTCTTGATCGTAAAAACGCAGCTTTCTCGACTGCAATGGTAATAATACCTGCTTCTGGCATCACCGTACATGTTCCTAGTCCGTTTATGCGAGGATTTGGATCTGTATTCGTGGTCACTTGTTGAAAACAATTACATCCGCGTCATTTTTTGACGATTTCTTGTTGGCAAACAGTTGACGAACGGAGTAAATTGATTAAGACACTAAAAAAACAAGAAGGGCGTTGAAGAAAGGGCCAGTCTACAGATCAGCCGACGCAAAACTTTATCAACAACAAAAGTCGCTCGGCCACTCAGCCGACGCAATCTTTATATAGTATTGATGACTAGGGTTCTGAATGAATCTAGACCAATTTTGGCATAATTAAGTAGAACTcatattaatttattaattaatgGTATCAAGTTTAAACTCGAGAGATTCTTAAtgtaaaattcaaattcaaattcaaattcaaattcgagTCCAATAAGTTAGAGTTCGAGCCAAATCAAgctcaaaaatttaaaaataaaaattgttgagAAAAAGAAGGAGCCGAACTTCACACTAGTTACGCTGTTTGTTACCACCAAAGACTAAAGTCTCGGTGGCGTGGGAGATCAAATGTTCAAAATTTGCATTCTATCACTTGTTAATGTATGTGACCTCTCTAAATCTATACGAGTGTGTAGTGCATCCGTCTGATTCGATGGTGATTCAGTTTTCGTTGATTCTCTAATGAGCTCAGCGTAGAAGTAGAATAGATGGTACCGAatgatattaaaaaaaaaaaaaaacacttttaaACTCATTTTCTATTAACTTTTTATACTTTCCAGTTGTCGGTGGGGATTGGATGGACATAATAAGCGGACACGGTACTCGCATCTGCATACTGGTGGCCTCTTTGCCCTTACAATCACCTGAAAAGAAGTCACCCACCAGAAAGAATGTCACGTTTCTAGAAGTTCGAGTCAGTAATATAACCCTACATTCATTCTCATGGAAAGATGCTTTTCTCACATGTGATATACCAGTAACAAGGCAAATTCTAGAATAGGGTATACCACACTGTGATAAACCACatcttaaaaataataaaaacaaaaaacttaTGACACACacaaatgtgatatatgtatATCACATTGTAATAGATGACACCGATCAAACATTTAATTTGTCCTGGTTTACCCGGATTCCATGGATGTAAGTTACCAATTGCCATCTCTTAGTTGACGACGTGGACACCGCAAATTTTCTGTCTCACCAGAAAATTTTCTAACTAGCGTGAGGAcccccccaccccaaaaaaaaaaaaaaaaaaaaaaaaaacctcgcATACTTATCTCTCAAGAGTGTCGCCATCACTATCGTGAATCAATTATTCAGttcaattcaaattttattttcctttggCTGTTCTTCTTCAAGTTCTGGTACATTCGATACATTTTAATTTCTTGTGTCAAAGCACTGGCTTCACTAACTGTAATAACCAACATCTTTTGGGTCGCTAATGCCACGCAACTGTGGCagatcaaatttgaccaatcAAAAGTTAGTTTGTCTTTGGCTATGGCCGAAGAGCTGCTAAAAGAGGTTCGGAATTATAAACCCATTTCCATCTTTAGGAACCTCCTTTACCACTTCCCCTCTTTATTTGACCCAGATAACGGCGTACATCAAGCCACCAATCCTCCCATTCCAAACATACACACCTGAATGATTGAGACAAAAGAAGTTCAGAATTTAAACCAAAATCACCATCCAATGCATCAAATTGTTCCTCTTGGTATAGCAATTATAAGATCAGAACAAATTTCACATAGAATGTCGAGATTCGACAGTCCTTTCTTCTTCACATCTTGGAGGAGGAAGTTGGGAGAGAAATGGGGAGACTCTTTACTTCAGATTGGAAGGGAGATGGGAGCGGGGAGAGGGCTGGAGTACCAAAGCCATGGAGGTAAATAATAATAGTAGGTCATTGCCTGTGTAAAGGTATTTTAGGTTTATAGAGTGAAATTGTTCTGACCACAGGATTATTGCTCTGAGTCGCTACTGCCATCCATTGAGTCAATATCATAATACATATATAGTATATTCTATATCAATGATTGcaattctaaaaattacaagaatATACATAGAAAAATCAGCGTTTTATCTTCCTTTCGGGCTCCTCTTTCTATTTCTTATCTACAGTACACTTGAACAATGA
Above is a genomic segment from Coffea eugenioides isolate CCC68of chromosome 5, Ceug_1.0, whole genome shotgun sequence containing:
- the LOC113772132 gene encoding beta-glucuronosyltransferase GlcAT14B-like isoform X2, with product MGSLNMEKRWVFPLAISSLVNQSPPPPAAPPVPRFAYLVSGSRGDLEKLWRTLHALYHPRNYYVVHLDLESPAEERLELASRVEKNPIFSKVGNVFMIKKANMVTYRGPTMVSNTLHACAILLKRHKDWDWFINLSASDYPLVTQDDLLHTFTGLRRDLNFIEHTSRLGWKENHRAMPLVVDPGLYQDTKSDIFWVQPKRTLPTSFKLFTGSAWMILSRAFVEYCVWGWDNLPRTLLMYYTNFVSSPEGYFQTVVCNAPEFVPTIVNHDMHYIAWDNPPKQHPKTLHLNDTAPMIASGAPFARKFRANDPVLDKLDNEFLGRKNGSFTPGGWCRGKPRCSKVGNPAKLKPGPGAERLRGLVDNIVLSPRFSENQCK
- the LOC113772132 gene encoding beta-glucuronosyltransferase GlcAT14B-like isoform X1, translating into MGSLNMEKRWVFPLAISSLVCLFLIATSFNMGMVSSLQSINSIFSMFPSRATANQTSQLFVEAKVNQSPPPPAAPPVPRFAYLVSGSRGDLEKLWRTLHALYHPRNYYVVHLDLESPAEERLELASRVEKNPIFSKVGNVFMIKKANMVTYRGPTMVSNTLHACAILLKRHKDWDWFINLSASDYPLVTQDDLLHTFTGLRRDLNFIEHTSRLGWKENHRAMPLVVDPGLYQDTKSDIFWVQPKRTLPTSFKLFTGSAWMILSRAFVEYCVWGWDNLPRTLLMYYTNFVSSPEGYFQTVVCNAPEFVPTIVNHDMHYIAWDNPPKQHPKTLHLNDTAPMIASGAPFARKFRANDPVLDKLDNEFLGRKNGSFTPGGWCRGKPRCSKVGNPAKLKPGPGAERLRGLVDNIVLSPRFSENQCK